Proteins encoded by one window of Kribbella flavida DSM 17836:
- a CDS encoding helix-turn-helix domain-containing protein: MLLRQVIGNVFRRLRRERGITLRELAELAQVSVPYLSEIERGRKEPSSEILAAICRALDLELSDLLAEVQFDLATAVRSTLPVRLQTAAIRVTESAPQRIASTSPQTYSTSAQAFALVA, translated from the coding sequence GTGTTGCTACGCCAGGTGATCGGGAACGTCTTCCGCCGGCTACGGCGCGAGCGGGGCATCACCCTGCGCGAGCTGGCCGAGCTCGCCCAGGTCTCGGTGCCGTACCTGTCCGAGATCGAGCGCGGCCGCAAGGAGCCGTCCTCGGAGATCCTGGCCGCGATCTGCCGCGCGCTGGACCTGGAGCTGAGCGACCTGCTGGCCGAGGTGCAGTTCGACCTCGCCACCGCGGTCCGTTCCACCCTGCCGGTCCGGCTGCAGACGGCCGCGATCCGGGTGACCGAGTCCGCGCCGCAGCGGATCGCGTCCACGTCGCCGCAGACCTACTCGACCTCCGCGCAGGCGTTCGCCCTGGTCGCCTAG
- a CDS encoding ClpP family protease codes for MEDMSETMQPNALDHHIYQRLLWQRILVLGDEIKDENANALCAQLILLNAEDPKADISLYINSPGGSVSAGLAIYDTMNFISNDVATYAMGLVASMGQVLLTCGAPGKRYSLPHARIMMHQPTGGMGGTASDIKTQAEQSLLAKKDLAKLLSKRTGQPEEKVTEDFDRDRWFTPDQAVEYGIVDRILTQPVAVGG; via the coding sequence CTGGAGGACATGAGCGAGACCATGCAACCGAACGCCCTCGACCACCACATCTACCAGCGGCTGCTGTGGCAGCGCATCCTCGTGCTCGGCGACGAGATCAAGGACGAGAACGCCAACGCCCTGTGCGCCCAGCTGATCCTGCTGAACGCCGAGGACCCGAAGGCGGACATCTCGCTGTACATCAACTCGCCGGGCGGCTCGGTGTCGGCCGGACTGGCGATCTACGACACGATGAACTTCATCAGCAACGACGTCGCGACCTACGCGATGGGGCTGGTGGCGTCGATGGGCCAGGTGCTGCTGACCTGTGGCGCGCCCGGCAAGCGCTACTCGCTGCCGCACGCGCGGATCATGATGCACCAGCCGACCGGTGGCATGGGTGGCACGGCCAGTGACATCAAGACGCAGGCCGAGCAGTCGCTGCTGGCCAAGAAGGACCTCGCCAAGCTGCTGAGCAAGCGGACCGGCCAGCCGGAGGAGAAGGTCACCGAGGACTTCGACCGGGACCGCTGGTTCACGCCGGACCAGGCGGTGGAGTACGGCATCGTGGACCGGATCCTGACCCAGCCGGTCGCCGTCGGCGGCTGA
- a CDS encoding trans-sulfuration enzyme family protein codes for MTALDTRAVHAGRDDLTALGLHVPPIDLSTTYPLTDLATSGAAYDRLAAGDGPGDGSLVYQRLWNPNVARFEQALAELEGCEGAVAFSTGMAALSACLLATVAADRPHVVAVRPLYGGSDHLLSTGLLGTTVTWATPSTVADAIRPATGLVLVETPANPTVELVDIADVARQAGGVPVVVDNTFATPVLQRPAEHGAGLVLHSATKYLGGHGDLMGGVVVGPADWVARLRQVRAVTGALLYPLAAYELHRGLQTLPTRIRAQQSGTAKLADWLSTHPAVDKVYYPGLPECDPRGLVGRQQIGPGAVLAFRTSRAEQLLARVELITHAVSLGGVDTLIQHPAALTHRLVAAEAKPGQDLLRLSVGLEDPDDLIRDLDQALA; via the coding sequence ATGACCGCGTTGGACACCCGTGCCGTGCACGCCGGCCGTGACGACTTGACCGCCCTCGGCCTGCACGTGCCGCCGATCGACCTGAGCACCACCTACCCGTTGACCGACCTGGCGACGAGCGGCGCGGCGTACGACCGGCTGGCCGCCGGCGACGGGCCGGGCGACGGCAGCCTCGTCTACCAGCGACTGTGGAACCCGAACGTCGCCCGCTTCGAGCAGGCCTTGGCCGAGCTCGAAGGCTGTGAAGGCGCGGTTGCTTTCAGCACGGGCATGGCCGCCCTCAGCGCCTGCCTGCTCGCCACAGTCGCCGCCGACCGCCCCCACGTCGTCGCCGTCCGACCGCTCTACGGCGGCTCGGACCATCTGTTGTCCACAGGCCTGCTCGGTACGACGGTGACCTGGGCGACGCCGTCGACCGTCGCCGACGCGATCCGTCCTGCCACCGGGCTCGTCCTGGTGGAGACCCCGGCCAACCCGACCGTGGAGCTCGTGGACATCGCCGACGTGGCCCGCCAGGCCGGCGGCGTACCGGTGGTTGTGGACAACACCTTCGCGACGCCGGTGCTCCAGCGGCCGGCCGAGCACGGAGCCGGCCTGGTGTTGCACTCGGCAACGAAGTACCTGGGCGGTCATGGCGACCTGATGGGCGGCGTCGTCGTCGGTCCGGCGGATTGGGTCGCGCGGCTGCGGCAGGTCCGGGCCGTGACCGGCGCCCTGCTCTACCCGCTGGCGGCGTACGAGCTGCACCGGGGGCTGCAGACGCTGCCGACCCGCATCCGTGCGCAGCAGTCCGGCACCGCGAAGCTCGCCGACTGGCTCAGCACGCATCCAGCTGTGGACAAGGTCTACTACCCCGGCCTGCCCGAGTGTGACCCGCGCGGACTCGTAGGGCGGCAACAGATCGGGCCGGGCGCAGTACTGGCCTTCCGTACGAGCCGTGCGGAGCAATTGCTGGCCAGGGTCGAGCTGATCACCCACGCGGTCTCACTGGGCGGCGTGGACACGCTCATCCAGCATCCGGCCGCCCTGACGCACCGCCTGGTCGCTGCCGAGGCGAAGCCCGGCCAGGACCTGCTCCGCCTCAGCGTCGGCCTGGAAGATCCCGACGACCTCATCAGGGACCTGGACCAGGCCCTCGCCTGA
- a CDS encoding Lrp/AsnC family transcriptional regulator, protein MPKDRRTPGPAPRPVPAGLDEVDRELVRLLSADGRMPNNALADATGIAPSTCLARVRALRDRGVIRGFHADVDLAALGRPLQAMVAIRIGAHSRDEIDRFRAMVPELPGVLSLFHVSGANDYLLHVAAESPDALRDFVLDHLTADPAVVHAETSLIFEHVRL, encoded by the coding sequence ATGCCGAAGGATCGTCGGACGCCCGGACCGGCTCCCCGGCCGGTGCCCGCGGGGCTCGACGAGGTGGACCGGGAACTGGTCCGGCTGCTCAGCGCGGACGGCCGGATGCCGAACAACGCGCTCGCCGACGCGACCGGGATCGCGCCGTCGACGTGCCTGGCGCGGGTCCGGGCGTTGCGTGACCGCGGCGTCATCCGCGGCTTCCACGCCGACGTGGACCTGGCCGCGCTCGGGCGGCCGCTGCAGGCGATGGTGGCGATCCGGATCGGCGCGCACTCGCGGGACGAGATCGACCGCTTCCGGGCGATGGTGCCCGAGTTGCCGGGGGTGCTTTCGCTGTTTCACGTCAGCGGGGCGAACGACTACCTGCTGCACGTGGCGGCGGAGTCACCGGATGCGCTGCGTGATTTCGTGCTGGACCATCTGACGGCCGATCCGGCTGTCGTGCACGCGGAGACCAGTCTGATCTTCGAGCACGTCCGGCTGTGA
- a CDS encoding LLM class flavin-dependent oxidoreductase: MTAEPLPLSVLDLSPVPAGTRPSRALHETLELARTVEAAGYHRFWLAEHHNIPSVVSSSPEVMIAAVAATTSTLRVGSGGIMLPNHSPLKVAETFRVLASLHPGRIDLGLGRAPGTDQRTALALRRSREALGADDFLEQYQELRAYAEGFPAGHPFAPISAQPDDVPLPPVWILGSSAYGGQAAAALGTGFAYAGHFGSLDPAGVMRAYREQFQPSPQQDRPHAMLALAAIVAETEQRAEQLALANALSMLRLRSGRPGPLPTPEEAAAYPWSEGEKAAVEEWAGLVSVGTPDQVAADLARRAESAGADELIITTSIHDPDERRRSYTLLAETWGLKPR; encoded by the coding sequence GTGACTGCTGAGCCTCTGCCGTTGTCCGTGCTCGACCTGTCCCCGGTTCCGGCCGGGACCCGCCCCTCCCGGGCGCTGCACGAGACGCTCGAGCTCGCGCGGACCGTGGAAGCCGCCGGCTACCACCGGTTCTGGCTCGCCGAGCACCACAACATCCCGAGCGTGGTCAGCTCCAGTCCCGAGGTGATGATCGCGGCGGTCGCCGCGACCACCTCCACCCTCCGGGTCGGCTCCGGCGGCATCATGCTGCCGAACCACTCGCCGCTGAAGGTCGCCGAGACGTTCCGGGTGCTGGCCAGCCTGCACCCCGGCCGGATCGACCTCGGCCTGGGCCGCGCGCCCGGCACGGACCAGCGGACCGCGCTCGCCCTGCGCCGCAGCCGCGAGGCGCTCGGCGCCGACGACTTCCTCGAGCAGTACCAGGAGCTTCGGGCGTACGCCGAAGGCTTCCCGGCCGGCCACCCGTTCGCCCCGATCTCCGCCCAGCCCGACGACGTGCCGCTGCCGCCGGTGTGGATCCTCGGCTCCAGCGCGTACGGCGGTCAGGCGGCCGCCGCCCTCGGCACCGGTTTCGCGTACGCCGGGCACTTCGGCTCTCTCGACCCGGCCGGCGTGATGCGGGCCTACCGCGAGCAGTTCCAGCCGTCGCCCCAGCAGGACCGCCCGCACGCGATGCTCGCGCTCGCCGCGATCGTCGCCGAGACCGAGCAACGCGCCGAGCAGCTCGCTCTCGCCAACGCTCTGTCCATGCTCCGGCTCCGCTCCGGCCGTCCGGGTCCGCTGCCGACGCCGGAGGAGGCCGCGGCGTACCCGTGGTCCGAGGGCGAGAAGGCCGCCGTGGAGGAGTGGGCCGGCCTGGTCTCGGTCGGTACGCCGGACCAGGTCGCTGCCGACCTCGCCCGCCGCGCCGAGTCCGCCGGCGCGGACGAGTTGATCATCACCACCTCGATCCACGACCCGGACGAACGCCGCCGCTCCTACACTCTGCTGGCCGAAACCTGGGGCCTGAAGCCCCGCTGA
- a CDS encoding NADPH-dependent FMN reductase has protein sequence MTVHPLRLALVVRSAEPGRFATTVAAWFGRVVERRDDFKLDLVDLATTPLIDLPARIAEADGVVVLTPEYNHAYPGELKTAIDAVREPWYAKPVAFIVYGGRSRGLRAAEQLRLVFGELHAVTLRETLSFHQVPGCFTDDGEPTELGTAEAATALLDQLAWWARALRDARTTTPYPG, from the coding sequence GTGACAGTCCATCCGCTCCGACTCGCCCTGGTGGTGCGCAGCGCCGAGCCCGGGCGCTTCGCCACGACCGTCGCGGCCTGGTTCGGCCGCGTGGTGGAGCGGCGGGACGACTTCAAGCTCGACCTGGTCGACCTCGCGACCACCCCGCTGATCGACCTGCCGGCGAGAATCGCCGAGGCCGACGGCGTCGTCGTGCTGACCCCGGAGTACAACCACGCCTATCCCGGCGAGCTGAAGACCGCGATCGACGCCGTCCGCGAGCCCTGGTACGCCAAACCGGTCGCCTTCATCGTGTACGGCGGTCGCTCCCGCGGCCTGCGCGCCGCCGAGCAGCTCCGCCTCGTCTTCGGCGAGCTGCACGCCGTCACGCTGCGCGAGACCCTGAGCTTCCACCAGGTCCCTGGCTGCTTCACCGACGACGGCGAGCCCACCGAGCTGGGCACCGCCGAGGCAGCGACCGCTCTGCTCGACCAACTCGCCTGGTGGGCCCGCGCTCTGCGCGACGCCCGCACGACCACGCCGTACCCCGGCTGA